The following proteins are encoded in a genomic region of Brachypodium distachyon strain Bd21 chromosome 1, Brachypodium_distachyon_v3.0, whole genome shotgun sequence:
- the LOC100822151 gene encoding oligopeptide transporter 7 isoform X1 yields the protein MASSSQVPPRQAQEDDHQLEQPLMSSPSDWENSPVEQVALTVPVGDDPLTPVLTFRTWVLGTASCVALSFLNAFFGYRKEPLEITAVSAQIAVLPLGRLMAALLPSRAFFSGRRYEFTLNPGPFNMKEHVLITIFANAGAGSVFAINVVTALRVFYAMKITFFVSLLIVLTSQVMGFGWAGIFRQYLVEPAAMWWPSNLVQVSLFRALHEKEQRSKGGMTRNQFFILAFVCSFAYYIFPGYLFQMLTSLSWICWIFPNSVVAQQLGSGMHGLGIGAIGLDWSSISSYLGSPLASPWFATANVAAGFVIYMYIITPVTYWFNVYKAQNFPIISDGLFTGTGRKYNISTIIDSQFHFDMNAYEKNGPLYISTFFAVSYGLGFACLTATLVHVILFHGSEIWQLSKSAFQEKKVDIHTKLMRRYRQVPEWWFICILVASIAITMFTCESYIEQLQLPWWGVLLACALAIFYTLPIGIITATTNQTPGLNIITEYIMGYVYPGRPVANMCFKVYGYIGPRQALAFLQDFKLGHYMKIPPRTMFMAQVVGTIIAAFVYLGTAWWLMDTIPNICNTELLPAGSPWTCPYDHLFYDASVIWGLISPRRIFGDLGTYSAINWFFLGGAVAPLLVWLAHKAFPGQKWILLVNMPVLLGGISHMPPATAVNYTAWIFIAFLSGYMVYKYRRDWWERHNYLLSGALDAGLAFMAVLIYVCLGLENISLNWWGNDLDGCPLASCPTAKGIIVEGCPVHH from the exons ATGGCGTCCTCCTCCCAGGTACCGCCGCGCCAAGCCCAAGAAGATGACCACCAACTTG AGCAGCCATTGATGTCATCGCCGTCGGACTGGGAGAACTCGCCGGTGGAGCAGGTGGCGCTGACGGTGCCCGTGGGCGACGACCCATTGACGCCGGTCCTCACCTTCCGGACATGGGTGCTCGGCACGGCCTCCTGCGTCGCGCTCTCCTTCCTCAACGCCTTCTTCGGGTACCGCAAGGAGCCGCTGGAGATCACGGCCGTGTCGGCGCAGATCGCCGTGCTGCCCCTCGGCCGTCTCATGGCGGCGCTCCTCCCCTCTagagccttcttctccggcagGCGCTACGAGTTCACCCTCAACCCGGGGCCGTTCAACATGAAGGAGCACGTGCTCATCACCATCTTCGCCAACGCCGGTGCCGGCTCCGTCTTTGCCATCAACGTAGTCACCGCCCTCCGTGTCTTCTATGCCATGAAGATCACCTTCTTCGTCTCCCTCCTCATCGTCCTCACCAGCCAG GTGATGGGTTTTGGGTGGGCTGGCATATTCCGGCAGTATCTGGTggagccggcggcgatgtGGTGGCCGTCCAACCTTGTGCAGGTCTCCCTTTTCAG GGCACTTCATGAGAAGGAACAAAGGAGCAAAGGTGGCATGACACGCAATCAGTTCTTCATACTGGCATTTGTGTGCAGCTTCGCCTACTACATCTTCCCAGGGTACCTATTCCAGATGCTCACTTCCCTCTCATGGATCTGTTGGATCTTCCCCAACTCTGTGGTTGCCCAACAACTTGGTTCAGGCATGCACGGCCTTGGCATAGGTGCAATTGGACTTGATTGGTCATCTATCTCCTCATACCTCGGGAGCCCTCTCGCCAGCCCCTGGTTTGCCACTGCAAACGTTGCGGCAGGCTTCGTCATCTACATGTACATAATCACCCCCGTCACCTACTGGTTTAATGTCTACAAGGCACAGAACTTCCCTATAATTTCAGACGGACTCTTCACTGGGACCGGTCGGAAGTACAACATCTCGACCATTATAGACTCGCAGTTCCACTTTGATATGAATGCCTATGAGAAGAACGGTCCACTTTACATAAGCACCTTCTTTGCTGTCAGCTATGGCCTTGGTTTTGCATGCCTTACAGCGACTCTTGTCCATGTTATCCTTTTCCATGGAAG TGAAATTTGGCAGTTAAGCAAATCAGCTTTCCAGGAGAAAAAAGTGGACATACATACAAAGCTTATGAGGAGATACAGGCAGGTCCCTGAATGGTGGTTCATCTGTATCCTTGTGGCCAGTATTGCCATCACCATGTTTACCTGTGAGTCCTACATTGAGCAGCTGCAGTTACCCTGGTGGGGGGTACTGCTGGCATGTGCCCTTGCCATTTTCTACACGCTTCCGATAGGAATTATCACAGCAACAACAAACCAG ACTCCAGGCTTGAATATCATCACGGAGTACATCATGGGGTACGTGTACCCTGGACGACCTGTTGCTAACATGTGTTTCAAGGTATATGGCTACATTGGCCCGCGTCAAGCTCTAGCATTTTTGCAAGACTTCAAGCTGGGTCACTACATGAAGATCCCCCCCAGAACCATGTTTATGGCTCAG GTCGTGGGAACTATAATAGCAGCATTTGTGTACCTTGGGACAGCATGGTGGCTCATGGACACAATCCCCAATATCTGCAACACCGAGCTCCTCCCAGCAGGAAGCCCTTGGACCTGCCCTTACGATCATTTATTCTACGATGCATCAGTCATATGGGGCCTTATTAGTCCACGCAGAATATTCGGCGATTTAGGCACTTACTCTGCTATCAACTGGTTCTTCTTGGGGGGTGCTGTTGCTCCCCTCCTTGTGTGGCTTGCACACAAGGCATTCCCAGGCCAGAAATGGATCTTACTCGTCAACATGCCAGTGCTGCTTGGTGGAATCAGCCATATGCCTCCTGCCACTGCAGTCAACTACACAGCATGGATATTCATCGCGTTTTTGTCAGGCTACATGGTCTATAAGTATCGGCGTGACTGGTGGGAGAGACACAATTACCTGCTTTCAGGTGCCCTTGACGCTGGTTTGGCGTTCATGGCTGTTTTGATCTATGTATGCCTAGGACTAGAGAACATCAGTTTGAACTGGTGGGGCAATGATCTGGATGGGTGTCCTCTAGCTTCTTGCCCCACTGCGAAGGGTATAATTGTAGAGGGGTGTCCGGTGCATCACTAA
- the LOC100822151 gene encoding oligopeptide transporter 7 isoform X2 — protein MTTNLPLMSSPSDWENSPVEQVALTVPVGDDPLTPVLTFRTWVLGTASCVALSFLNAFFGYRKEPLEITAVSAQIAVLPLGRLMAALLPSRAFFSGRRYEFTLNPGPFNMKEHVLITIFANAGAGSVFAINVVTALRVFYAMKITFFVSLLIVLTSQVMGFGWAGIFRQYLVEPAAMWWPSNLVQVSLFRALHEKEQRSKGGMTRNQFFILAFVCSFAYYIFPGYLFQMLTSLSWICWIFPNSVVAQQLGSGMHGLGIGAIGLDWSSISSYLGSPLASPWFATANVAAGFVIYMYIITPVTYWFNVYKAQNFPIISDGLFTGTGRKYNISTIIDSQFHFDMNAYEKNGPLYISTFFAVSYGLGFACLTATLVHVILFHGSEIWQLSKSAFQEKKVDIHTKLMRRYRQVPEWWFICILVASIAITMFTCESYIEQLQLPWWGVLLACALAIFYTLPIGIITATTNQTPGLNIITEYIMGYVYPGRPVANMCFKVYGYIGPRQALAFLQDFKLGHYMKIPPRTMFMAQVVGTIIAAFVYLGTAWWLMDTIPNICNTELLPAGSPWTCPYDHLFYDASVIWGLISPRRIFGDLGTYSAINWFFLGGAVAPLLVWLAHKAFPGQKWILLVNMPVLLGGISHMPPATAVNYTAWIFIAFLSGYMVYKYRRDWWERHNYLLSGALDAGLAFMAVLIYVCLGLENISLNWWGNDLDGCPLASCPTAKGIIVEGCPVHH, from the exons ATGACCACCAACTTG CCATTGATGTCATCGCCGTCGGACTGGGAGAACTCGCCGGTGGAGCAGGTGGCGCTGACGGTGCCCGTGGGCGACGACCCATTGACGCCGGTCCTCACCTTCCGGACATGGGTGCTCGGCACGGCCTCCTGCGTCGCGCTCTCCTTCCTCAACGCCTTCTTCGGGTACCGCAAGGAGCCGCTGGAGATCACGGCCGTGTCGGCGCAGATCGCCGTGCTGCCCCTCGGCCGTCTCATGGCGGCGCTCCTCCCCTCTagagccttcttctccggcagGCGCTACGAGTTCACCCTCAACCCGGGGCCGTTCAACATGAAGGAGCACGTGCTCATCACCATCTTCGCCAACGCCGGTGCCGGCTCCGTCTTTGCCATCAACGTAGTCACCGCCCTCCGTGTCTTCTATGCCATGAAGATCACCTTCTTCGTCTCCCTCCTCATCGTCCTCACCAGCCAG GTGATGGGTTTTGGGTGGGCTGGCATATTCCGGCAGTATCTGGTggagccggcggcgatgtGGTGGCCGTCCAACCTTGTGCAGGTCTCCCTTTTCAG GGCACTTCATGAGAAGGAACAAAGGAGCAAAGGTGGCATGACACGCAATCAGTTCTTCATACTGGCATTTGTGTGCAGCTTCGCCTACTACATCTTCCCAGGGTACCTATTCCAGATGCTCACTTCCCTCTCATGGATCTGTTGGATCTTCCCCAACTCTGTGGTTGCCCAACAACTTGGTTCAGGCATGCACGGCCTTGGCATAGGTGCAATTGGACTTGATTGGTCATCTATCTCCTCATACCTCGGGAGCCCTCTCGCCAGCCCCTGGTTTGCCACTGCAAACGTTGCGGCAGGCTTCGTCATCTACATGTACATAATCACCCCCGTCACCTACTGGTTTAATGTCTACAAGGCACAGAACTTCCCTATAATTTCAGACGGACTCTTCACTGGGACCGGTCGGAAGTACAACATCTCGACCATTATAGACTCGCAGTTCCACTTTGATATGAATGCCTATGAGAAGAACGGTCCACTTTACATAAGCACCTTCTTTGCTGTCAGCTATGGCCTTGGTTTTGCATGCCTTACAGCGACTCTTGTCCATGTTATCCTTTTCCATGGAAG TGAAATTTGGCAGTTAAGCAAATCAGCTTTCCAGGAGAAAAAAGTGGACATACATACAAAGCTTATGAGGAGATACAGGCAGGTCCCTGAATGGTGGTTCATCTGTATCCTTGTGGCCAGTATTGCCATCACCATGTTTACCTGTGAGTCCTACATTGAGCAGCTGCAGTTACCCTGGTGGGGGGTACTGCTGGCATGTGCCCTTGCCATTTTCTACACGCTTCCGATAGGAATTATCACAGCAACAACAAACCAG ACTCCAGGCTTGAATATCATCACGGAGTACATCATGGGGTACGTGTACCCTGGACGACCTGTTGCTAACATGTGTTTCAAGGTATATGGCTACATTGGCCCGCGTCAAGCTCTAGCATTTTTGCAAGACTTCAAGCTGGGTCACTACATGAAGATCCCCCCCAGAACCATGTTTATGGCTCAG GTCGTGGGAACTATAATAGCAGCATTTGTGTACCTTGGGACAGCATGGTGGCTCATGGACACAATCCCCAATATCTGCAACACCGAGCTCCTCCCAGCAGGAAGCCCTTGGACCTGCCCTTACGATCATTTATTCTACGATGCATCAGTCATATGGGGCCTTATTAGTCCACGCAGAATATTCGGCGATTTAGGCACTTACTCTGCTATCAACTGGTTCTTCTTGGGGGGTGCTGTTGCTCCCCTCCTTGTGTGGCTTGCACACAAGGCATTCCCAGGCCAGAAATGGATCTTACTCGTCAACATGCCAGTGCTGCTTGGTGGAATCAGCCATATGCCTCCTGCCACTGCAGTCAACTACACAGCATGGATATTCATCGCGTTTTTGTCAGGCTACATGGTCTATAAGTATCGGCGTGACTGGTGGGAGAGACACAATTACCTGCTTTCAGGTGCCCTTGACGCTGGTTTGGCGTTCATGGCTGTTTTGATCTATGTATGCCTAGGACTAGAGAACATCAGTTTGAACTGGTGGGGCAATGATCTGGATGGGTGTCCTCTAGCTTCTTGCCCCACTGCGAAGGGTATAATTGTAGAGGGGTGTCCGGTGCATCACTAA
- the LOC100822151 gene encoding oligopeptide transporter 7 isoform X3 — protein sequence MSSPSDWENSPVEQVALTVPVGDDPLTPVLTFRTWVLGTASCVALSFLNAFFGYRKEPLEITAVSAQIAVLPLGRLMAALLPSRAFFSGRRYEFTLNPGPFNMKEHVLITIFANAGAGSVFAINVVTALRVFYAMKITFFVSLLIVLTSQVMGFGWAGIFRQYLVEPAAMWWPSNLVQVSLFRALHEKEQRSKGGMTRNQFFILAFVCSFAYYIFPGYLFQMLTSLSWICWIFPNSVVAQQLGSGMHGLGIGAIGLDWSSISSYLGSPLASPWFATANVAAGFVIYMYIITPVTYWFNVYKAQNFPIISDGLFTGTGRKYNISTIIDSQFHFDMNAYEKNGPLYISTFFAVSYGLGFACLTATLVHVILFHGSEIWQLSKSAFQEKKVDIHTKLMRRYRQVPEWWFICILVASIAITMFTCESYIEQLQLPWWGVLLACALAIFYTLPIGIITATTNQTPGLNIITEYIMGYVYPGRPVANMCFKVYGYIGPRQALAFLQDFKLGHYMKIPPRTMFMAQVVGTIIAAFVYLGTAWWLMDTIPNICNTELLPAGSPWTCPYDHLFYDASVIWGLISPRRIFGDLGTYSAINWFFLGGAVAPLLVWLAHKAFPGQKWILLVNMPVLLGGISHMPPATAVNYTAWIFIAFLSGYMVYKYRRDWWERHNYLLSGALDAGLAFMAVLIYVCLGLENISLNWWGNDLDGCPLASCPTAKGIIVEGCPVHH from the exons ATGTCATCGCCGTCGGACTGGGAGAACTCGCCGGTGGAGCAGGTGGCGCTGACGGTGCCCGTGGGCGACGACCCATTGACGCCGGTCCTCACCTTCCGGACATGGGTGCTCGGCACGGCCTCCTGCGTCGCGCTCTCCTTCCTCAACGCCTTCTTCGGGTACCGCAAGGAGCCGCTGGAGATCACGGCCGTGTCGGCGCAGATCGCCGTGCTGCCCCTCGGCCGTCTCATGGCGGCGCTCCTCCCCTCTagagccttcttctccggcagGCGCTACGAGTTCACCCTCAACCCGGGGCCGTTCAACATGAAGGAGCACGTGCTCATCACCATCTTCGCCAACGCCGGTGCCGGCTCCGTCTTTGCCATCAACGTAGTCACCGCCCTCCGTGTCTTCTATGCCATGAAGATCACCTTCTTCGTCTCCCTCCTCATCGTCCTCACCAGCCAG GTGATGGGTTTTGGGTGGGCTGGCATATTCCGGCAGTATCTGGTggagccggcggcgatgtGGTGGCCGTCCAACCTTGTGCAGGTCTCCCTTTTCAG GGCACTTCATGAGAAGGAACAAAGGAGCAAAGGTGGCATGACACGCAATCAGTTCTTCATACTGGCATTTGTGTGCAGCTTCGCCTACTACATCTTCCCAGGGTACCTATTCCAGATGCTCACTTCCCTCTCATGGATCTGTTGGATCTTCCCCAACTCTGTGGTTGCCCAACAACTTGGTTCAGGCATGCACGGCCTTGGCATAGGTGCAATTGGACTTGATTGGTCATCTATCTCCTCATACCTCGGGAGCCCTCTCGCCAGCCCCTGGTTTGCCACTGCAAACGTTGCGGCAGGCTTCGTCATCTACATGTACATAATCACCCCCGTCACCTACTGGTTTAATGTCTACAAGGCACAGAACTTCCCTATAATTTCAGACGGACTCTTCACTGGGACCGGTCGGAAGTACAACATCTCGACCATTATAGACTCGCAGTTCCACTTTGATATGAATGCCTATGAGAAGAACGGTCCACTTTACATAAGCACCTTCTTTGCTGTCAGCTATGGCCTTGGTTTTGCATGCCTTACAGCGACTCTTGTCCATGTTATCCTTTTCCATGGAAG TGAAATTTGGCAGTTAAGCAAATCAGCTTTCCAGGAGAAAAAAGTGGACATACATACAAAGCTTATGAGGAGATACAGGCAGGTCCCTGAATGGTGGTTCATCTGTATCCTTGTGGCCAGTATTGCCATCACCATGTTTACCTGTGAGTCCTACATTGAGCAGCTGCAGTTACCCTGGTGGGGGGTACTGCTGGCATGTGCCCTTGCCATTTTCTACACGCTTCCGATAGGAATTATCACAGCAACAACAAACCAG ACTCCAGGCTTGAATATCATCACGGAGTACATCATGGGGTACGTGTACCCTGGACGACCTGTTGCTAACATGTGTTTCAAGGTATATGGCTACATTGGCCCGCGTCAAGCTCTAGCATTTTTGCAAGACTTCAAGCTGGGTCACTACATGAAGATCCCCCCCAGAACCATGTTTATGGCTCAG GTCGTGGGAACTATAATAGCAGCATTTGTGTACCTTGGGACAGCATGGTGGCTCATGGACACAATCCCCAATATCTGCAACACCGAGCTCCTCCCAGCAGGAAGCCCTTGGACCTGCCCTTACGATCATTTATTCTACGATGCATCAGTCATATGGGGCCTTATTAGTCCACGCAGAATATTCGGCGATTTAGGCACTTACTCTGCTATCAACTGGTTCTTCTTGGGGGGTGCTGTTGCTCCCCTCCTTGTGTGGCTTGCACACAAGGCATTCCCAGGCCAGAAATGGATCTTACTCGTCAACATGCCAGTGCTGCTTGGTGGAATCAGCCATATGCCTCCTGCCACTGCAGTCAACTACACAGCATGGATATTCATCGCGTTTTTGTCAGGCTACATGGTCTATAAGTATCGGCGTGACTGGTGGGAGAGACACAATTACCTGCTTTCAGGTGCCCTTGACGCTGGTTTGGCGTTCATGGCTGTTTTGATCTATGTATGCCTAGGACTAGAGAACATCAGTTTGAACTGGTGGGGCAATGATCTGGATGGGTGTCCTCTAGCTTCTTGCCCCACTGCGAAGGGTATAATTGTAGAGGGGTGTCCGGTGCATCACTAA
- the LOC100822666 gene encoding protein DWARF AND LOW-TILLERING — protein sequence MLAGFSLSSRHQMSSTAQRLPCGFSKRGGRGHGEGGAAAPRVAGDGRGGSSGACSFRAHPAPPVSQAVSWGATATAKPEPCVGDVGGGGWERRSRALKRAHDEAAAVDEQEEGEYGAVARAKRTRMMGGAGDEVWFHKSIAGPMPMIQAAAGGEEEEEEEKVFLVPSAAAFPHGMIHAAAAGAGTSTLAPAKEEEYSKSPSSHSSSSSGTDGGSSAAMPLVMASSSQPELEALELVRALMVCAESLGAGNHEAANYYLARLGESASPSGPTPLHRLAAYFAEALAIRAATTWPHLFHVSPPRHLTDLTDDEEEDAVALRVLNSVTPIPRFLHFTLNERLLREFDGHDRVHVIDFDIKQGLQWPSLLQSLAARRPDPPAHVRITGVGPSKLELQETGARLSAVAASLGLAFEFHAVVELRLEDVRLWMLHVKRGERVAVNCVLAAHRLLRDGGAMAAFLSLARSTGADLLLLGEHEAEGLNGGRWEPRFARALRHYAALFDAVGAAGLDAASPARINAEEMFAREIRNAVAFEGADRCERHEGFPQWRRRMEDGGFRNAGFGDREAMQGRMIARMVAPPGNYGVRAQGDDGEGLTLQWLDNPLYTVSAWTPAGDGAGSTVSASTTASHSLQS from the coding sequence ATGTTGGCAGGCTTCTCGTTGTCGTCCAGGCATCAGATGAGCAGCACAGCGCAGCGACTCCCATGCGGCTTCTCCAAGCGGGGaggccgcggccatggcgaaggcggcgccgcggccccGCGCGTGGCGGGCGACGGCAGGGGCGGAAGCAGCGGTGCCTGCTCCTTCCGCGCTcacccggcgccgccggtgtCCCAGGCGGTCTCGTGgggcgccaccgccaccgccaagcCGGAGCCCTGCGTCGGcgatgtcggcggcggcggctgggagaggaggagcagggcgCTGAAGCGCGCGCatgacgaggcggcggcggttgatgagcaggaggagggggagtacggcgccgtcgcccgcgccAAGCGGACCCGGATgatgggcggcgccggcgacgaggtaTGGTTCCATAAATCCATTGCAGGGCCGATGCCGATGATAcaagcggcggccggaggcgaggaagaagaggaagaggagaaggtgTTTCTGgtcccgagcgccgccgcgttcCCGCATGGCATGatccatgccgccgccgcgggcgcggGGACTTCGACCCTGGCCccggccaaggaggaggagtacAGCAAGTCGCCGTCGTCCcactcgtcgtcctcgtctgGCACGGACGGCGGATCGTCGGCGGCCATGCCGCTCGTGATGGCAAGCAGCAGCCagccggagctggaggcgcTGGAGCTCGTGCGCGCGCTCATGGTGTGCGCGGAGAGCCTCGGCGCCGGCAACCACGAGGCGGCCAACTACTACCTGGCCAGGCTGGGCGAGTCAGCCTCGCCGTCGGGCCCCACGCCGCTGCACCGGCTGGCCGCCTACTTCGCCGAGGCGCTGGCGATCCGGGCGGCGACCACGTGGCCGCACCTGTTCCACGTCAGCCCGCCACGTCACCTCACGGACCtcaccgacgacgaggaagaagacgccgtgGCACTTCGGGTGCTCAACAGCGTGACCCCGATCCCGCGGTTCCTCCACTTCACGCTCAACGAGCGCCTGCTCCGGGAGTTCGACGGCCACGACCGCGTCCACGTCATCGACTTCGACATCAAGCAGGGGCTCCAGTGGCCGTCCCTGCTCCAGAGCctggccgcgcgccgcccggaTCCCCCGGCGCACGTGCGGATCACGGGCGTGGGACCCTCCAAGCTCGAGCTCCAGGAGACCGGCGCGCGGCTGTCCGCTGTGGCGGCGTCGCTCGGGCTGGCGTTCGAGTTCCACGCCGTGGTCGAGCTCCGGCTCGAGGACGTCCGGCTGTGGATGCTCCACGTGAAGCGCGGCGAGCGCGTGGCCGTCAACTGCGTCCTGGCCGCGCACCGGCTGctccgcgacggcggcgccatggccgcgttCCTGTCCCTGGCCCGCAGCACGGGCGCTGActtgctcctcctcggcgagcACGAGGCGGAGGGGCTCAATGGCGGGCGGTGGGAGCCGCGGTTCGCGCGCGCGCTGCGGCACTACGCGGCGCTGTTCGATGCCGTGGGCGCGGCAGGGCTCGATGCGGCGAGCCCGGCGAGGATCAACGCGGAGGAGATGTTCGCGCGGGAGATCCGCAATGCCGTGGCGTTCGAGGGCGCTGATCGCTGTGAGCGGCATGAGGGGTTCccgcaatggcggcggcgcatggAGGACGGCGGGTTCCGGAACGCCGGCTTCGGAGACCGGGAGGCGATGCAGGGGCGCATGATCGCCAGGATGGTCGCGCCGCCAGGCAACTACGGCGTGCGAGCCCAGGGCGATGACGGCGAGGGGCTCACGCTCCAGTGGCTCGACAACCCACTGTACACCGTCTCGGCGTGGACGCCGGCAGGCGACGGCGCAGGCAGCACGGTGTCCGCGTCCACCACAGCTTCACACTCTCTGCAGAGCTGA